A window from Leifsonia shinshuensis encodes these proteins:
- a CDS encoding lipase maturation factor family protein, which produces MEVPAWLTAWLAGDDYTIAREILERGVAALYLVAFVSAVNQFPALLGEHGLLPVRRFLRHPYARKQPTLFRWRYSDRLLRAVAWTGAALSALIVLGVVQLAPTYVFVPVFLIVWFLYLSIVNVGQTFYGFGWESLICEAGFVVAFLGAWDTAPPITIVFFIRWLVFRLEFGAGMIKMRGDRSWRDLTALYYHHETQPMPNPFSRTAHLLPKWWHRVEVLGNHFAQLIVPWFLFAPQPVASIAAAVMILTQLWLVLTGNFAWLNWITIVLCFAGVSDGVWSWLLGGADVGRFGAETVPLWYAVVAVAVTVFLVVLSWPPLRNLFARRQLMNASFNRWHLVNAYGAFGSVTKERYEVVVEGTADDPYDPEARWEEYGFRGKPGDPRRVPRQFAPYHLRLDWLMWFLALGSRDSPWFEVLLLRLLEADGPTLKLLRCDPFGGRAPRAVRARMFLYRFSTHAEKRETGDVWVRSEVGELVPPVSLRSGQ; this is translated from the coding sequence ATGGAAGTCCCCGCATGGCTGACCGCATGGCTGGCCGGCGACGACTACACGATCGCCCGCGAGATCCTCGAGAGGGGTGTCGCGGCGCTGTACCTGGTCGCGTTCGTCTCCGCGGTGAACCAGTTCCCCGCCCTGCTCGGCGAGCACGGCCTGCTCCCGGTGCGGCGTTTCCTGCGGCACCCGTACGCGCGGAAGCAGCCGACGCTGTTCCGCTGGCGGTACTCCGACCGACTGCTCCGGGCCGTGGCGTGGACGGGCGCGGCGCTCTCCGCCCTGATCGTGCTCGGCGTCGTGCAGCTCGCGCCCACGTACGTGTTCGTCCCCGTCTTCCTGATCGTCTGGTTCCTCTACCTCTCGATCGTGAACGTCGGGCAGACCTTCTACGGATTCGGCTGGGAGAGCCTGATCTGCGAGGCGGGTTTCGTCGTCGCCTTCCTCGGGGCGTGGGACACCGCTCCCCCGATCACGATCGTGTTCTTCATCCGCTGGCTGGTGTTCCGCCTGGAGTTCGGCGCCGGGATGATCAAGATGCGCGGCGACCGCTCGTGGCGCGACCTGACGGCGCTGTACTACCACCACGAGACGCAGCCGATGCCCAACCCGTTCAGCCGCACCGCGCACCTGCTGCCCAAGTGGTGGCACCGGGTGGAGGTGCTCGGCAACCACTTCGCCCAGCTCATCGTGCCGTGGTTCCTGTTCGCGCCGCAGCCGGTGGCGAGCATCGCCGCGGCCGTCATGATCCTGACGCAGCTGTGGCTGGTGCTCACCGGCAACTTCGCCTGGCTCAACTGGATCACCATCGTGCTGTGCTTCGCCGGGGTGAGCGACGGCGTCTGGTCCTGGCTGCTGGGCGGCGCCGACGTCGGCCGCTTCGGTGCCGAGACCGTGCCGCTCTGGTACGCCGTGGTGGCGGTCGCCGTGACGGTGTTCCTCGTCGTGCTGAGCTGGCCGCCGCTGCGGAACCTGTTCGCACGCCGCCAGCTGATGAACGCCTCCTTCAACCGCTGGCACCTGGTGAACGCCTACGGCGCGTTCGGGAGCGTCACGAAGGAGCGCTACGAGGTCGTGGTGGAGGGCACCGCCGACGACCCGTACGACCCGGAGGCGCGGTGGGAGGAGTACGGCTTCCGCGGCAAGCCGGGCGACCCGCGCCGGGTGCCGCGCCAGTTCGCCCCGTACCACCTGCGGCTGGACTGGCTCATGTGGTTCCTCGCGCTCGGCTCGCGCGACTCGCCCTGGTTCGAGGTGCTGCTGCTGCGGCTGCTGGAGGCGGACGGCCCGACGCTGAAGCTGCTCCGGTGCGACCCGTTCGGCGGTCGGGCGCCGCGCGCCGTGCGGGCGCGGATGTTCCTCTACCGGTTCAGCACGCACGCCGAGAAACGCGAGACCGGGGACGTGTGGGTGCGGTCGGAGGTCGGCGAGCTCGTGCCGCCGGTGAGCCTGCGCTCCGGTCAGTAG
- a CDS encoding cysteine hydrolase family protein yields the protein MTDIVPSALLVIDLQKGVLPGCFDAEGVLARVVRLVDRARSAGTPVVWVQHEEDGMEQGTTAWELADGLVPAEGEPRILKHYRDAFADTDLDEVLERLDVGRLVVTGAQSDYCVRTTAQSAAVRGFDVTLVSDAHTTTDTEWDGVEISGEQIVAHTNRYFDGLRYPGQLFGAEPAASVPV from the coding sequence GTGACCGACATCGTGCCTTCCGCCCTGCTCGTGATCGACCTGCAGAAGGGCGTGCTGCCCGGCTGCTTCGACGCCGAGGGCGTGCTCGCCCGCGTCGTGCGGCTCGTCGACCGGGCCCGTTCCGCAGGCACGCCGGTCGTCTGGGTGCAGCACGAGGAGGACGGGATGGAGCAGGGCACCACCGCGTGGGAGCTGGCGGACGGCCTCGTTCCCGCGGAGGGCGAGCCGCGCATCCTGAAGCACTACCGCGACGCGTTCGCCGACACCGACCTGGATGAGGTGCTCGAGCGTCTCGACGTCGGTCGGCTGGTCGTGACCGGCGCGCAGAGCGACTACTGCGTCCGCACCACCGCGCAGAGCGCCGCCGTGCGCGGCTTCGACGTGACGCTCGTCTCCGACGCCCACACCACGACGGACACGGAGTGGGACGGCGTCGAGATCTCGGGCGAGCAGATCGTCGCGCACACGAACCGCTACTTCGACGGGCTGCGCTACCCCGGGCAGCTCTTCGGGGCGGAGCCGGCGGCGTCCGTTCCGGTCTGA
- a CDS encoding endonuclease/exonuclease/phosphatase family protein, translating to MTLRIVSYNLRKHAASGELSGIAEAYDVDVLCLQECDSEALPQRLHHLALADTTRANRLGLAVYVRDERYEILNTQVFAVQKSLHDRVLAPANERLLAVHLRDRDSGEDILVGSFHAAPLTALNSLRRKQIAAAHDGMRSLSPETPAVMVGDFNYPWFIRGLERHLTTSGYTLKRTTEPTYLRYKFFSGYFDFVTSTGFEIERVDVLPAGASDHRPIRLDAELAA from the coding sequence ATGACCCTGAGGATCGTGAGCTACAACCTCCGCAAGCACGCCGCGAGCGGTGAGCTGTCGGGTATCGCCGAGGCCTACGACGTCGACGTGCTGTGCCTCCAGGAGTGCGACAGCGAAGCCCTCCCGCAACGGCTGCACCACCTCGCGCTTGCGGACACCACTCGGGCCAACCGGCTCGGGCTCGCGGTGTACGTGCGCGACGAGCGCTACGAGATCCTGAACACTCAGGTGTTCGCCGTGCAGAAGTCGCTCCATGATCGGGTGCTCGCGCCCGCCAACGAGCGTCTGCTGGCCGTGCACCTCCGCGACCGCGACAGCGGCGAGGACATCCTGGTCGGCTCGTTCCACGCCGCCCCGCTGACCGCCCTCAACTCGCTGCGCCGCAAGCAGATCGCCGCGGCGCACGACGGGATGCGGTCCCTCTCCCCCGAGACCCCCGCGGTGATGGTCGGCGACTTCAACTACCCGTGGTTCATCCGCGGCCTCGAACGGCACCTCACCACCTCCGGCTACACGCTGAAGCGGACGACGGAGCCCACCTACCTGCGCTACAAGTTCTTCTCCGGCTACTTCGACTTCGTCACGTCGACCGGTTTCGAGATCGAGCGGGTGGATGTGCTGCCCGCCGGCGCCTCGGACCACCGGCCGATCCGGCTGGACGCCGAGCTCGCGGCCTGA
- the ligD gene encoding non-homologous end-joining DNA ligase, whose amino-acid sequence MAGDAVILTVPGPQGDREVRISSPGRVIFPQDGITKLDVAKYLVEVGEAFVRANGDRPVSLQRFPDGIDGEQFFSKNPPRGTPDYVRSVPVVYPSARSHPQLVIDEPAAAVWAAQMNTVVFHPWPSRAEDSDNPDQLRIDLDPQPGTGFAEAVPAAIELRAVLQEAGLTAFIKTSGNRGLHVFAPIVPEREFLDVRHAVIAAARELERRMPDRVTTAWWKEERGERIFVDFNQANRDRTMAGAYSPRALPHAPVSAPITWDELERISPEQFTILTMPERLRTTGDPWESFAADPGRIDELLGWWERDLSNGLGELPFPPDYPKMPGEPPRVQPSRAKKA is encoded by the coding sequence ATGGCAGGCGACGCGGTCATCCTCACGGTTCCGGGACCCCAGGGCGACCGGGAGGTGCGCATCTCGAGTCCCGGCCGGGTGATCTTCCCGCAGGACGGCATCACGAAGCTGGATGTGGCGAAGTACCTGGTCGAGGTCGGCGAGGCGTTCGTCCGGGCGAACGGCGACCGGCCGGTCTCGCTGCAGCGCTTCCCCGACGGCATCGACGGGGAGCAGTTCTTCTCCAAGAACCCGCCGCGGGGCACGCCCGACTACGTGCGGTCGGTCCCCGTGGTCTACCCGAGCGCCCGGTCGCATCCCCAGCTCGTCATCGACGAACCGGCCGCCGCCGTCTGGGCCGCGCAGATGAACACCGTGGTGTTCCACCCGTGGCCGTCGCGCGCCGAGGACTCCGACAACCCGGACCAGCTGCGCATCGACCTCGACCCGCAGCCGGGCACCGGCTTCGCGGAGGCCGTCCCGGCCGCCATCGAACTGCGGGCCGTGCTGCAGGAGGCGGGGCTCACCGCGTTCATCAAGACCTCCGGCAACCGCGGCCTCCACGTCTTCGCGCCGATCGTCCCCGAGCGGGAGTTCCTGGATGTGCGGCACGCCGTGATCGCAGCGGCCCGCGAGCTGGAGCGCCGGATGCCCGACCGCGTCACCACGGCGTGGTGGAAGGAGGAGCGCGGCGAGCGGATCTTCGTCGACTTCAACCAGGCCAACCGCGACCGCACCATGGCCGGCGCCTACAGCCCCCGCGCGCTGCCGCACGCCCCGGTCTCGGCCCCGATCACGTGGGACGAACTGGAGCGGATCTCGCCCGAGCAGTTCACGATCCTGACGATGCCGGAGCGCCTCCGCACGACGGGAGACCCGTGGGAGTCGTTCGCTGCGGACCCCGGCCGGATCGACGAACTGCTCGGCTGGTGGGAGCGCGACCTGTCGAACGGGCTCGGCGAGCTGCCGTTCCCGCCCGACTACCCGAAGATGCCCGGCGAGCCGCCGCGCGTCCAGCCGAGCCGGGCGAAGAAGGCGTAG
- a CDS encoding UdgX family uracil-DNA binding protein (This protein belongs to the uracil DNA glycosylase superfamily, members of which act in excision repair of DNA. However, it belongs more specifically to UdgX branch, whose founding member was found to bind uracil in DNA (where it does not belong), without cleaving it, appears to promote DNA repair by a pathway involving RecA, rather than base excision.), whose amino-acid sequence MADEERPGAERFLPAGRDLPALRAAAAGCRGCELYRDATQVVFSSGRAGTPLMLVGEQPGDREDIEGEPFVGPAGRILDQALGDAGIQRTDVYLTNAVKHFRFHRQGKRRIHEKPAVGNIVACHPWLEAEFGVVRPRVVVCLGATAGRSVLGRAVRIGEERGKLQEADGRSVLVTTHPSALLRLRDDPGWDAAYDAFVADLETAARAAARAAARATGEATAQATGEAAAERAAD is encoded by the coding sequence ATGGCGGACGAGGAGCGGCCGGGCGCCGAACGGTTCCTTCCGGCCGGGCGCGACCTTCCGGCGCTGCGGGCCGCGGCGGCGGGCTGCCGCGGTTGCGAGCTGTACCGGGACGCCACGCAGGTCGTATTCTCGAGCGGGCGTGCGGGCACTCCGCTGATGCTGGTCGGCGAGCAGCCGGGCGACCGAGAGGACATCGAGGGCGAGCCGTTCGTCGGGCCGGCCGGCCGCATCCTGGATCAGGCGCTGGGCGACGCCGGGATCCAGCGGACCGACGTGTACCTGACGAACGCCGTGAAGCACTTCCGCTTCCACCGGCAGGGCAAGCGCCGCATCCACGAGAAGCCCGCGGTCGGCAACATCGTGGCCTGCCACCCCTGGCTGGAGGCGGAGTTCGGCGTGGTGCGGCCGCGCGTGGTGGTGTGCCTGGGGGCGACCGCCGGGCGCAGCGTGCTGGGCCGCGCGGTGCGCATCGGAGAGGAGCGCGGAAAGCTGCAAGAGGCGGACGGCCGCTCGGTCCTCGTCACCACGCACCCGTCGGCGCTGCTGCGGCTGCGGGACGACCCGGGATGGGACGCCGCCTACGACGCGTTCGTCGCCGACCTCGAGACGGCGGCCCGGGCGGCGGCCCGGGCGGCGGCACGGGCGACAGGCGAAGCCACGGCACAGGCGACAGGCGAAGCCGCAGCCGAACGCGCAGCCGACTGA
- a CDS encoding ATP-dependent DNA ligase — MRPSASSPIAPMLAKAVPAVPEPDSVAGGLSYEPKWDGFRAIVYAEGDGAVESVEIGSRGSKMLTRYFPELVDAFRRILPAPCVLDGEIVVPTGEPGSQRLDWEALSQRIHPAASRVNLLAEQTPATFVAFDLLAIGDESYVDRPFGERRAALEEFAGDLPAPIELTRTTTDVELARRWLVEFEGAGLDGVVAKPLAGPYAPNKRTMLKIKHHRTADVVALGYRIHTSGRGVGSLLVGLYDGDGQLRNVGGVSAFTDAKRLALIDELEPLVERDDSGAAMTGETDRSRFSGSKDVSFVRLRPERVLEVRYDQMEGMRFRHTAQFERWRPDREARSCTFEQLDRPIAYDLGDVLT; from the coding sequence ATGCGACCCTCCGCCTCGTCCCCGATCGCCCCGATGCTCGCGAAGGCGGTCCCCGCCGTGCCGGAGCCCGACAGCGTCGCCGGCGGCCTCAGCTACGAGCCGAAGTGGGACGGCTTCCGCGCCATCGTGTACGCCGAGGGCGACGGCGCGGTGGAGTCGGTGGAGATCGGCAGCCGCGGCTCCAAGATGCTGACCCGGTACTTCCCCGAGCTGGTGGATGCGTTTCGCCGCATCCTGCCCGCGCCCTGCGTGCTCGACGGTGAGATCGTGGTGCCCACCGGCGAACCGGGCAGTCAGCGGCTGGACTGGGAGGCGCTGTCGCAGCGCATCCACCCGGCGGCGAGCCGCGTGAACCTGCTGGCCGAGCAGACGCCCGCGACATTCGTCGCGTTCGACCTGCTCGCGATCGGCGACGAGTCGTACGTCGACCGTCCGTTCGGCGAGCGCCGTGCCGCGCTGGAGGAGTTCGCCGGCGACCTGCCCGCGCCGATCGAGCTGACCCGCACCACGACGGATGTCGAGCTGGCGCGGCGCTGGCTGGTCGAGTTCGAGGGCGCCGGGCTGGATGGCGTGGTCGCCAAGCCGCTCGCCGGACCGTACGCCCCGAACAAGCGGACGATGCTGAAGATCAAGCACCACCGCACCGCCGACGTCGTGGCGCTCGGCTACCGCATCCACACGAGCGGGCGCGGGGTCGGCTCGCTGCTCGTCGGGCTCTACGACGGCGACGGCCAGCTGCGCAACGTGGGCGGCGTCTCCGCCTTCACCGACGCCAAGCGGCTCGCCCTGATCGACGAGCTGGAGCCGCTGGTGGAGCGGGACGACAGCGGCGCGGCGATGACCGGCGAGACGGACCGCAGCCGCTTCTCGGGCAGCAAGGACGTGTCGTTCGTCCGGCTGCGGCCGGAGCGGGTGCTGGAGGTGCGCTACGACCAGATGGAGGGGATGCGGTTCCGCCACACCGCCCAGTTCGAGCGCTGGCGTCCCGACCGGGAGGCGCGCTCGTGCACGTTCGAGCAGCTGGACCGGCCGATCGCGTACGACCTCGGCGACGTGCTGACCTGA
- a CDS encoding SIP domain-containing protein, which produces MYRPDHASHTAATAHHDDRVQFLVVGDQTSLTQLEAELALLPLCARGRVFVEVEDAAQVAPLATPMRMTVTWLTRSDRSGRPGTGERCARGEAASRAVRAWCAEMLCDGPGETRAIVTGGYALVTEVRDHLVETVGMAHDAVVAPALR; this is translated from the coding sequence ATGTACCGTCCCGACCACGCCTCCCACACCGCCGCGACCGCGCATCATGACGACCGCGTGCAGTTCCTCGTCGTCGGCGACCAGACGTCGCTCACGCAGCTGGAGGCCGAGCTGGCCCTGCTGCCGCTGTGCGCCCGTGGACGCGTGTTCGTCGAGGTGGAGGACGCCGCCCAGGTCGCGCCGCTGGCGACTCCGATGCGGATGACGGTCACCTGGCTGACGCGGTCCGACCGCAGCGGTCGCCCCGGGACCGGGGAGCGCTGCGCCCGCGGTGAGGCCGCATCCCGTGCCGTCCGCGCCTGGTGCGCCGAGATGCTGTGCGACGGCCCGGGCGAGACCCGCGCCATCGTCACCGGCGGCTACGCCCTGGTGACGGAGGTGCGCGACCACCTCGTCGAGACGGTCGGCATGGCGCACGACGCCGTCGTGGCCCCCGCCCTGCGCTGA
- a CDS encoding SDR family NAD(P)-dependent oxidoreductase has product MTRTVVITGASSGIGEVAAEQLSAGGDEVAVVGRNPERTRAVAERIGATPFLADFERLDDVRALAAALLDRYDTIDVLANNAGGLYHDRELTADGHERTIQANHLAPFLLTALLRPRLVETAAAGRDVRVVSTASLANRFGNLRVDDLDWERRPWQGGWRAYGTAKLATILFASELAERLTGTGVTAYSFHPGTIATNFGNSSPLIRFGHLVTRSSFGIPVQAGAAPLLLLAGPAPVGAPSGTYFDRLNANGRTNPQAGNAQLGRDLWAVTETLVGLDVPA; this is encoded by the coding sequence ATGACGCGGACCGTCGTGATCACGGGCGCGAGCTCCGGCATCGGCGAGGTCGCCGCGGAGCAGCTGTCGGCGGGCGGCGACGAGGTCGCTGTCGTCGGCCGCAACCCGGAGCGGACCCGCGCCGTCGCGGAGCGGATCGGGGCGACGCCCTTCCTCGCCGACTTCGAACGGCTCGACGACGTGCGGGCGCTGGCCGCCGCGCTCCTCGACCGCTACGACACGATCGACGTGCTCGCCAACAACGCGGGCGGGCTGTACCACGACCGCGAGCTGACGGCGGACGGGCACGAGCGCACCATCCAGGCCAACCATCTCGCGCCGTTCCTGCTCACCGCGCTGCTGCGTCCCCGGCTGGTGGAGACGGCGGCGGCCGGGCGCGACGTCCGCGTCGTGTCGACCGCCAGCCTCGCGAACCGCTTCGGCAACCTCCGGGTCGACGACCTCGACTGGGAGCGCCGGCCGTGGCAGGGCGGCTGGCGCGCCTACGGCACGGCCAAGCTGGCGACCATCCTGTTCGCCTCCGAGCTCGCGGAGCGGCTCACCGGCACCGGCGTCACGGCGTACTCGTTCCATCCCGGCACGATCGCCACGAACTTCGGCAACTCGTCGCCGCTGATCCGGTTCGGCCACCTGGTCACGCGCAGCAGCTTCGGCATCCCGGTGCAGGCGGGCGCGGCGCCGCTGCTGCTGCTCGCCGGCCCCGCGCCGGTGGGCGCGCCCAGCGGGACGTACTTCGACCGGCTCAACGCCAACGGGCGCACCAACCCGCAGGCGGGCAACGCGCAACTCGGCCGCGACCTCTGGGCGGTGACGGAGACGCTCGTGGGGCTCGACGTGCCCGCCTGA
- a CDS encoding Fe-S oxidoreductase: protein MTAFDRTPLGILLLDSPVSRAGYLYATAVGLAWGFLWSTGRVERRAGLTVFRGMPRRTFGRGGSCVGGVYLTDHNVTDDVLEHEAVHKRQWQRYGMLFPLLYFVAGRDPLHNRFEIEAGLEKGGYR, encoded by the coding sequence GTGACCGCCTTCGACCGCACGCCGCTCGGCATCCTGCTGCTCGACTCCCCGGTGAGCCGCGCGGGCTACCTGTACGCCACGGCCGTAGGCCTCGCCTGGGGCTTCCTGTGGAGCACCGGCCGGGTGGAGCGACGGGCCGGGCTGACCGTCTTCCGCGGCATGCCCCGGCGCACCTTCGGGCGCGGCGGCTCGTGCGTCGGCGGCGTCTACCTCACCGACCACAACGTGACGGACGACGTGCTGGAGCACGAGGCCGTCCACAAGCGGCAGTGGCAGCGCTACGGGATGCTGTTCCCGCTGCTCTACTTCGTGGCGGGGCGCGACCCGCTGCACAACCGGTTCGAGATCGAGGCAGGCCTCGAGAAGGGCGGCTACCGATGA
- a CDS encoding NAD(P)/FAD-dependent oxidoreductase — protein sequence MSEIRDYDVIVMGAGAIGENVADRAVQGGMRTVIVESELVGGECSYWACMPSKTLLRSGALLRATQKVGGAREAVTGPLDVAAVLKRRDDMTSNWKDDGQVEWLNGASIDLVRGWGVITAPKEVTVTAEDGTVTVLRAKHAVAVSTGSAALMPDIPGLRESEPWSSREATSAQRVPVSLAILGGGVVATEMATAYAGFGTEVHLIARGSLLGGDEPFAGELVAASLKKLGVVLHLDQATERVERTDDDGFRLQLDDGTVVETDEFLVATGRVPRTFGIGLDAFGLEDGAWLNVDDSMRVLGADGEPVDGGWLYGVGDVNHRALLTHQGKYQARAAGDAIAARAHGREVSLEPWGAFVATADHEAVPQVTFTDPEVASVGLTAERAEKAGYRIRVVDYPIGSVSGAHVVADGYEGTARMVVDEDRKVVLGVTFVGQDVGELLHSATIAVVGEVPLDRLWHAVPSYPTISEVWLRLLETYGRPEK from the coding sequence ATGAGCGAGATCAGGGACTACGACGTCATCGTGATGGGCGCGGGCGCCATCGGCGAGAACGTCGCCGACCGGGCCGTGCAGGGCGGGATGCGCACCGTCATCGTCGAATCCGAGCTGGTCGGCGGCGAATGCTCCTACTGGGCGTGCATGCCGTCGAAGACGCTGCTGCGCAGCGGCGCCCTGCTGCGCGCGACGCAGAAGGTCGGCGGAGCCCGCGAGGCCGTCACCGGCCCGCTCGACGTCGCCGCCGTGCTCAAGCGGCGCGACGACATGACCAGCAACTGGAAGGACGACGGCCAGGTCGAGTGGCTGAACGGCGCCAGCATCGACCTCGTGCGCGGTTGGGGTGTCATCACCGCGCCGAAGGAGGTGACGGTCACCGCCGAGGACGGCACGGTCACCGTGCTCCGGGCGAAGCACGCGGTCGCCGTGTCGACCGGCTCCGCCGCCCTGATGCCCGACATCCCGGGCCTCCGCGAGAGCGAGCCGTGGTCGAGCCGCGAGGCGACGAGCGCACAGCGCGTGCCGGTGTCGCTCGCCATCCTCGGCGGCGGGGTCGTCGCCACCGAGATGGCGACGGCGTACGCCGGCTTCGGCACCGAGGTGCACCTGATCGCGCGCGGTTCGCTGCTCGGCGGCGACGAGCCGTTCGCGGGCGAGCTGGTGGCCGCCTCCCTCAAGAAACTCGGTGTCGTGCTGCACCTGGACCAGGCGACCGAGCGCGTCGAGCGGACGGACGACGACGGATTCCGCCTACAGCTCGACGACGGGACGGTCGTGGAGACCGACGAGTTCCTCGTCGCGACCGGTCGCGTGCCCCGCACCTTCGGCATCGGCCTCGACGCCTTCGGCCTGGAGGACGGCGCCTGGCTGAACGTGGACGACAGCATGCGCGTGCTCGGCGCCGACGGCGAACCGGTCGACGGCGGCTGGCTGTACGGCGTCGGCGACGTCAACCACCGGGCCCTGCTCACGCACCAGGGCAAGTACCAAGCCCGGGCCGCCGGCGACGCGATCGCCGCCCGCGCGCACGGGCGCGAGGTGTCGCTGGAGCCGTGGGGCGCCTTCGTCGCGACCGCGGACCACGAGGCGGTGCCGCAGGTGACGTTCACCGACCCGGAGGTCGCGTCCGTGGGGCTGACCGCCGAGCGCGCCGAGAAGGCCGGGTACCGCATCCGGGTCGTCGACTACCCGATCGGGAGCGTGTCGGGCGCGCACGTCGTCGCGGACGGCTACGAGGGCACGGCGCGCATGGTGGTGGACGAGGACCGGAAGGTCGTCCTCGGCGTCACGTTCGTCGGTCAGGACGTCGGCGAGCTGCTGCACTCGGCGACGATCGCGGTCGTCGGCGAGGTGCCGCTCGACCGGCTGTGGCACGCGGTGCCGTCGTACCCCACCATCAGCGAGGTCTGGCTGCGCCTGCTCGAGACGTACGGCCGGCCCGAGAAGTGA
- a CDS encoding crotonase/enoyl-CoA hydratase family protein — translation MSEPKILTERRGHILLIGLNRPDKRNAADFELLSRLADAYGELERDPELRVGLVHAVGDHFTAGLDLADLGPRIGRDGLSFVGPDGVDPWQVSGRQLTKPVVIAVQGTCLTLGIELILASDIAVAARGTRFGQIEVTRGILPFGGATLRFPRAVGWGDAMRYILTGDLFDAEEAHRIGLVQEVVDDGAQFDRALELAERIAAQAPLAVQAALANAKRAVRDGDAAAEAELQPTLVRLVASEDARVGMEAFLTRTEARFVGR, via the coding sequence ATGAGCGAGCCCAAGATCCTGACCGAGCGGCGCGGCCACATCCTGCTGATCGGCCTGAACCGCCCCGACAAGCGCAACGCCGCCGACTTCGAGCTGCTCAGCCGGCTGGCGGACGCCTACGGCGAGCTGGAGCGCGACCCGGAGCTGCGCGTCGGACTCGTGCACGCGGTCGGAGACCACTTCACGGCCGGTCTCGACCTCGCCGACCTGGGGCCACGCATCGGCCGCGACGGGCTCTCGTTCGTCGGTCCGGACGGCGTCGACCCGTGGCAGGTCTCCGGCCGCCAGCTGACCAAGCCCGTGGTCATCGCCGTGCAGGGCACCTGTCTGACACTCGGGATCGAGCTGATCCTCGCCTCGGACATCGCAGTGGCTGCACGCGGCACGCGGTTCGGCCAGATCGAGGTGACCCGCGGCATCCTGCCGTTCGGCGGCGCGACCCTCCGCTTCCCGCGGGCGGTCGGCTGGGGCGATGCGATGCGCTACATCCTCACCGGCGACCTGTTCGACGCCGAGGAGGCGCACCGGATCGGGCTGGTTCAGGAGGTCGTGGACGACGGCGCCCAGTTCGACCGCGCCCTCGAGCTGGCCGAGCGGATCGCCGCGCAGGCGCCCCTCGCCGTGCAGGCCGCGCTCGCCAACGCGAAGCGGGCGGTGCGCGACGGCGACGCCGCAGCGGAAGCGGAGCTGCAGCCGACCCTGGTGCGGCTCGTCGCCAGCGAGGACGCCCGCGTCGGGATGGAGGCGTTCCTCACGCGCACGGAGGCCCGGTTCGTGGGCCGCTGA
- a CDS encoding arginase family protein, translating to MSGASFLVVPQWQGSGSSRAMRLIDGADAIRGDLPTARTHQVPVPAAAGESLGTGVNRFSSLAVVREATQAELGLLEAPVVTIGGDCGAELAAVQHALAAHPPGDVAVVWFDAHGDLNDVESSPSGAFCGMVLRAILGDGPEGLASTGADRLDPAQLVLAGTRALDDGESAYVDEHGIRVVASGELDDPETIVNAVAATGASAVYLHIDLDVLDPSAIEGIGSPEPFGVQPERLTETIRALRRRFELAGAGLMEFAPETPDAAGHDLPVILRILGALTGPTGAPGGADGDR from the coding sequence GTGAGCGGGGCCTCGTTCCTAGTCGTGCCGCAGTGGCAGGGCTCCGGGTCGTCGCGCGCCATGCGCCTCATCGACGGGGCCGACGCCATCCGCGGCGACCTCCCGACCGCGCGCACTCACCAGGTGCCGGTGCCCGCTGCGGCGGGCGAGTCGCTGGGGACGGGCGTGAACCGGTTCTCCTCCCTCGCCGTCGTCCGTGAGGCGACGCAGGCGGAGCTCGGGCTGCTGGAGGCGCCGGTCGTGACGATCGGGGGCGACTGCGGCGCCGAGCTCGCCGCGGTGCAGCACGCGCTGGCCGCGCATCCACCCGGCGACGTCGCCGTCGTGTGGTTCGACGCGCACGGGGACCTGAACGACGTCGAGTCCTCCCCCTCCGGCGCGTTCTGCGGGATGGTGCTGCGGGCGATCCTCGGCGACGGTCCGGAGGGGCTGGCCTCCACCGGCGCGGACCGGCTGGATCCGGCCCAGCTGGTGCTGGCGGGCACGCGAGCGCTCGACGACGGCGAGTCCGCCTACGTGGACGAGCACGGCATCCGGGTCGTCGCCTCGGGCGAGCTCGACGATCCGGAGACGATCGTGAACGCGGTCGCGGCCACCGGCGCGAGCGCGGTGTACCTCCACATCGACCTCGACGTGCTCGACCCCTCCGCGATCGAGGGCATCGGTTCGCCGGAGCCGTTCGGGGTGCAGCCGGAACGGCTCACCGAGACGATCCGCGCGCTGCGGCGGCGGTTCGAGCTCGCGGGCGCGGGGCTCATGGAGTTCGCGCCGGAGACGCCGGACGCCGCCGGGCACGACCTGCCGGTGATCCTGCGCATCCTGGGTGCCCTCACCGGGCCGACCGGCGCGCCGGGCGGGGCGGACGGTGACCGCTAG